A region from the Triplophysa rosa linkage group LG4, Trosa_1v2, whole genome shotgun sequence genome encodes:
- the mab21l2 gene encoding protein mab-21-like 2: MIATQAKLVYQLNKYHNERCQARKAAIAKTIREVCKVVSDVLKEVEVQEPRFISSLSEIDARYEGMEVIAPNEFEVVLYLNQMGVFNFVDDGSLPGCAVLKLSDGRKRSMSLWVEFITASGYLSARKIRSRFQTLVAQAVDKCSYRDVVKMVADTSEVKLRIRERYVVQITPAFKCTGIWPRSAAQWPMPHIPWPGPNRVAEVKAEGFNLLSKECYSLTGKQSSAESDAWVLQFGEAENRLLMSGCRKKCLSILKTLRDRHLELPGQPLHNYHMKTLLLYECEKHPRETDWDESCLGDRLNGILLQLISCLQCRRCPHYFLPNLDLFQGRPHSALETAAKQTWRLAREILTNAKSLDKL, encoded by the coding sequence ATGATCGCAACGCAGGCAAAGCTGGTTTACCAGCTTAATAAATATCACAACGAGAGATGCCAAGCGCGCAAAGCGGCCATCGCCAAGACCATTCGAGAGGTGTGTAAGGTGGTGTCGGATGTGCTGAAGGAGGTGGAGGTCCAAGAGCCCCGTTTCATCAGCTCGCTAAGCGAGATAGACGCGCGCTACGAGGGCATGGAGGTCATCGCACCCAACGAGTTCGAGGTCGTGCTTTACCTGAACCAAATGGGAGTCTTTAACTTCGTGGATGACGGCTCGCTGCCGGGTTGCGCCGTGCTCAAACTCAGCGACGGCCGCAAGAGGAGCATGTCTCTGTGGGTAGAGTTCATCACCGCCTCCGGTTATCTATCTGCCAGAAAGATCCGCTCCCGCTTCCAGACCCTGGTGGCTCAGGCCGTGGATAAATGCAGCTATCGGGACGTGGTTAAAATGGTGGCGGACACGAGCGAAGTGAAACTGCGCATTCGGGAGAGGTACGTGGTGCAGATCACCCCGGCCTTCAAGTGCACGGGCATCTGGCCTAGGAGTGCCGCCCAATGGCCCATGCCTCACATTCCGTGGCCCGGGCCGAACCGAGTGGCGGAGGTGAAAGCGGAGGGCTTTAACCTTCTCTCCAAAGAGTGCTACTCGTTAACGGGTAAACAGAGCTCGGCGGAGAGCGACGCATGGGTCTTGCAGTTTGGCGAGGCCGAGAACAGGCTTCTGATGTCTGGCTGCAGAAAGAAGTGTCTCTCTATTCTAAAGACTCTCCGTGACCGACATCTCGAGCTGCCGGGACAGCCGCTACATAACTACCACATGAAGACCCTGCTGCTGTACGAGTGCGAGAAACACCCGCGGGAGACCGACTGGGATGAGTCGTGCCTGGGCGACCGTCTGAACGGTATCCTTCTTCAGCTCATCTCCTGTCTGCAGTGCCGCCGGTGCCCGCATTACTTCTTACCCAATCTAGACCTGTTTCAGGGTAGACCACACTCGGCCCTGGAGACAGCGGCCAAACAAACCTGGAGACTGGCGAGAGAAATCCTCACTAATGCGAAAAGTTTGGATAAACTGTAA